The proteins below come from a single Limnobaculum xujianqingii genomic window:
- a CDS encoding AsmA family protein — translation MRFIRKSLYTLLALILVLAIAVYFIAQTSYAARWVSQWVTDNTPYQLSLDHLDYSITSPYQLVLNDVEFSQQKQSPLLKAKKVTLELTSSFWQTPMYFSALELEDGTLNLSSKNTIELAPGSDRFQLRNMTLNVDSPELSLQGEKVNGGIIPWTLTNNFLPEKDNRFEFSADKLVVNGIDTHKVLVQGEVKDHQILFNNVGADLANGQLTGNGKRTADGKWQIESLRLSEVKYQSPLELDQLLDQLNQRISNTDISLNRLDLINTNIQGPEWAFSDFTLSMKDLEFIKGRWQATSGSALMNASDMIYNDNHLVSPVLSLELENNSIKIKQFSSRWQDGLVRATGNWQRDTQTLTLDDVAFTALLYTLPKDWLAQLKQVQPEWLRELHITKLAANRNILIDITPDFPFQFTSIDSNGNNLYLVKNRQVGLWGGTLSFNASDATLNKIDLRHPSFTLNAMPETITISDISAFTKEGLIEANATLGQQPERALNLTLNGRSVPVDILQSWGWQAIPLQGNGTIALQLNGDLIDKQSGKPELKGSLKMTSDTGQQLTQYPAGQKAIPEEPQAITPEPIIDPPVAPAPPSKQDAPEASPFG, via the coding sequence ATGAGATTTATTCGGAAATCACTGTATACCCTACTGGCCCTGATTCTGGTGCTGGCAATTGCTGTTTATTTTATTGCCCAAACCTCTTATGCCGCCAGATGGGTTAGCCAGTGGGTAACCGACAATACTCCTTACCAACTCTCGCTGGACCATCTGGATTACAGTATTACCTCTCCCTATCAGTTAGTGCTTAATGATGTTGAATTCAGCCAACAAAAACAGTCGCCACTACTAAAAGCAAAAAAAGTAACGCTGGAACTGACTTCATCATTTTGGCAAACACCAATGTACTTTTCAGCGCTGGAGCTGGAAGACGGCACCCTTAACTTGTCGTCCAAAAATACGATAGAGCTGGCACCCGGTAGCGACCGCTTCCAGCTAAGAAATATGACATTAAATGTCGACAGTCCGGAGCTCAGCCTGCAAGGGGAAAAGGTCAACGGCGGCATTATTCCATGGACATTAACCAATAATTTTCTACCAGAGAAAGACAATCGTTTTGAATTTAGCGCCGATAAGTTGGTAGTTAACGGAATTGATACCCATAAAGTTCTGGTTCAGGGCGAAGTAAAAGATCATCAGATTCTGTTTAACAATGTTGGTGCTGATTTAGCCAATGGACAACTCACCGGAAACGGTAAACGTACCGCCGATGGCAAATGGCAGATAGAAAGCCTGCGCCTTAGTGAAGTGAAATATCAGAGCCCTCTCGAGTTAGATCAATTACTGGATCAGCTTAATCAACGCATCAGCAATACCGATATTAGCCTGAACCGTTTAGACCTGATTAATACCAATATTCAGGGGCCTGAATGGGCATTTAGTGACTTCACACTGTCGATGAAAGATCTGGAGTTTATTAAAGGCCGTTGGCAGGCAACATCCGGCAGTGCTCTGATGAATGCTTCTGATATGATTTATAACGATAATCATCTGGTTAGTCCGGTACTAAGCCTTGAGCTGGAAAATAACAGCATCAAAATCAAACAGTTCAGCAGCCGCTGGCAGGATGGTTTAGTACGAGCAACCGGTAACTGGCAGCGGGATACCCAAACTCTGACGCTGGATGACGTAGCATTCACCGCATTGCTTTATACCTTACCTAAAGACTGGTTGGCCCAGTTAAAACAGGTTCAGCCTGAATGGTTGCGTGAATTGCATATCACCAAGCTGGCGGCAAACCGCAATATTCTGATTGATATTACTCCTGACTTTCCGTTCCAGTTCACCTCTATCGACAGCAACGGCAACAATCTGTATCTGGTGAAAAACCGTCAGGTTGGATTGTGGGGAGGCACATTAAGTTTTAACGCCTCTGATGCTACGTTAAATAAAATTGACCTGCGCCACCCGTCCTTTACCCTTAACGCTATGCCAGAAACCATTACTATCAGCGATATAAGTGCTTTCACTAAAGAAGGGTTAATCGAGGCAAATGCCACGCTGGGCCAACAACCTGAAAGAGCTCTGAACCTGACCCTTAATGGCCGCTCTGTACCGGTTGATATTCTGCAAAGTTGGGGATGGCAAGCAATTCCACTACAGGGCAACGGTACTATCGCCCTACAGCTCAATGGCGATTTGATTGATAAACAAAGTGGAAAACCCGAACTGAAAGGCAGTCTGAAAATGACCAGTGATACCGGGCAACAGCTAACCCAATATCCGGCAGGACAGAAAGCTATTCCCGAAGAACCTCAGGCTATAACTCCAGAGCCGATTATTGACCCACCGGTAGCACCTGCACCGCCATCAAAGCAGGATGCTCCTGAAGCATCACCATTTGGATAA
- a CDS encoding uracil-xanthine permease family protein, giving the protein MTSLHPAHDAVSNVEKISTPAPASNSELIYHLEDRPPLPQTLFAALQHLLAMFVAVITPAMLICQALGLPAQDTQHIISMSLFASGLASLLQIRTWGPVGSGLLSIQGTSFNFVAPLIMGGTALKNGGADVPTMMATLFGTLMLASCTEIFLSRVLHLAQRVITPLVSGIVVMIIGLSLIQVGLISIGGGYSAMSETNNTFGSPSNLLLAGVVLATIILLNRQRNPYLRVSSLVIAMAIGYLLAWAMGMLPERASVESELIMVPTPLYYGLGIDWTLLIPLMLVFMITSLETIGDITATSDVSEQPVAGPVYMKRLKGGVLANGLNSMLSAVFNTFPNSCFGQNNGVIQLTGVASRYVGYVVSLMLVLLGLFPIVSSFVLSIPEPVLGGATIVMFGTIAASGVRIVSRETLNRRAIMIMALSLAVGLGVSQQPQILQFAPEWLKTLLSSGIAAGGITAIVLNLVFPHEK; this is encoded by the coding sequence ATGACCAGCCTACATCCCGCACACGATGCTGTCAGTAATGTCGAAAAAATCAGTACGCCAGCCCCTGCTTCCAATAGTGAACTGATTTATCATCTTGAAGATCGCCCACCGCTACCGCAAACGCTGTTTGCCGCGCTTCAACACTTGCTGGCGATGTTCGTTGCCGTTATCACTCCAGCGATGTTGATTTGTCAGGCGCTTGGACTGCCGGCACAGGATACTCAGCACATTATCAGTATGTCGCTATTTGCCTCCGGTTTGGCGTCGTTATTACAAATTCGCACCTGGGGACCGGTAGGTTCTGGCTTATTATCTATTCAGGGCACCAGCTTTAACTTTGTTGCGCCACTGATTATGGGTGGAACCGCGTTGAAAAATGGCGGTGCCGATGTGCCGACCATGATGGCAACCCTGTTTGGCACTCTGATGCTGGCCTCCTGTACCGAGATTTTCCTGTCGCGCGTGCTGCATTTAGCTCAACGAGTTATTACGCCGCTGGTTTCCGGTATTGTGGTGATGATTATTGGTCTGTCGCTGATTCAGGTTGGTTTAATCTCTATTGGCGGTGGCTACAGCGCCATGTCAGAAACCAATAATACCTTTGGTTCCCCAAGCAACCTGCTGCTGGCTGGCGTGGTACTAGCGACGATTATTTTACTTAACCGCCAACGTAATCCTTATCTGCGTGTTTCTTCACTGGTCATTGCTATGGCGATTGGATATCTGTTGGCCTGGGCTATGGGTATGCTGCCAGAGCGTGCCAGTGTAGAGAGCGAATTGATTATGGTGCCAACTCCGCTTTACTATGGCCTTGGTATTGACTGGACGCTGCTTATTCCTTTAATGTTGGTGTTTATGATCACCTCACTGGAAACCATTGGTGATATTACCGCAACCTCTGATGTTTCAGAGCAGCCGGTGGCAGGTCCTGTATATATGAAGCGTCTGAAAGGCGGCGTGCTGGCGAATGGTCTGAACTCCATGCTGTCTGCGGTGTTTAATACCTTCCCTAACTCCTGCTTTGGTCAGAACAACGGTGTTATTCAATTAACCGGTGTTGCCAGCCGCTATGTGGGTTATGTGGTTTCCCTGATGCTGGTGCTGTTAGGCCTTTTCCCGATTGTCAGTAGCTTTGTATTAAGCATTCCGGAGCCCGTATTAGGCGGAGCCACCATTGTGATGTTTGGTACCATTGCTGCTTCCGGGGTACGTATTGTTTCCCGCGAAACCCTGAACCGCCGGGCAATTATGATTATGGCGCTCTCGCTGGCCGTTGGCCTTGGTGTTTCTCAGCAACCACAGATTCTGCAATTTGCCCCTGAGTGGTTAAAAACGTTGTTATCTTCCGGTATCGCTGCCGGTGGTATTACTGCAATTGTGCTGAATCTGGTATTTCCTCACGAGAAATAA
- a CDS encoding aspartate dehydrogenase produces the protein MKKIMMIGFGAMAHEVMARLPQGVSVGWIVARPHHHQAISQLCDGQLIPLTHPDECQGQPDLVLECASQKAVNEYGESVLNRGWKLALISTGALADAGLFYRVRQAALQGKGELIILSGAVAGMDGLSAAREGGLDNVTYISRKSPASWRGSPAEQRVDLDNVSQATIFFEGSAREAASSFPANANVAATIALMGIGMDKTRVKMIVDPHTQKNTHKIHVAGRFGEFDIELNGQPLATNPKTSTLAALSAVQICRRLVSDGLADE, from the coding sequence ATGAAAAAAATAATGATGATTGGTTTTGGCGCCATGGCTCATGAAGTTATGGCTCGTTTACCTCAGGGAGTTAGTGTGGGTTGGATTGTGGCTCGCCCCCATCACCATCAGGCCATTTCACAGCTGTGTGATGGTCAATTAATACCGTTAACTCATCCCGATGAGTGTCAGGGGCAACCGGATCTGGTGCTGGAGTGTGCCAGCCAGAAAGCGGTCAATGAATATGGCGAATCAGTATTGAATCGAGGTTGGAAGCTGGCGCTGATTTCTACTGGTGCACTGGCGGATGCCGGGTTATTTTACCGAGTACGTCAGGCTGCTCTTCAGGGTAAAGGTGAGTTAATTATCTTATCCGGCGCTGTAGCCGGTATGGATGGCCTGTCTGCTGCACGTGAAGGTGGATTAGATAACGTAACCTATATTTCTCGTAAAAGTCCCGCCAGTTGGCGTGGAAGCCCGGCAGAACAGCGGGTTGATTTGGATAACGTCTCTCAGGCAACGATATTTTTTGAAGGGAGTGCCCGCGAAGCGGCCAGTTCTTTTCCGGCGAACGCCAATGTTGCAGCGACTATTGCGCTGATGGGTATCGGTATGGATAAAACCCGGGTGAAAATGATTGTCGACCCTCATACTCAAAAGAATACTCATAAAATTCATGTTGCAGGACGCTTTGGTGAATTTGATATTGAACTGAATGGTCAGCCTTTGGCGACAAATCCAAAAACTTCCACGCTGGCGGCGTTAAGTGCGGTACAGATTTGCCGACGCTTGGTTAGCGATGGTTTGGCGGATGAATAA
- the recG gene encoding ATP-dependent DNA helicase RecG, whose product MKGRLLDAIPLNTLSGVGASQAAKLAKIGLFTIQDLLFHLPLRYEDRTKLYPIGDLLPGLHVTVEGEVIRSDIAFGRRRMLTCQITDGTGVLTLRFFNFNAAMKNSLSAGKRVKAYGEVKRGSHNAEIIHPEYSIQGDYGAIQLEETLTPVYSTTEGVRQATLRKLTDQALKLLETCAISELLPSELSGKLMSLPEALSILHRPPPDTQLTDLEQGRHPAQRRLIMEELLAHNLSMLAARAGAQSYNAWPLTDNGTLKSNMLASLPFKPTGAQSRVVTDIEQDMAKPVPMMRLVQGDVGSGKTLIAALAALIAIENGKQVALMAPTELLAEQHASNFRQWFEPLGINVGWLAGKQKGKARQQQMEAIAAGEVSMIVGTHAIFQEQVKFSGLALVIIDEQHRFGVHQRLALWEKGEEQGFHPHQLVMTATPIPRTLAMTAYADMDTSVIDELPPGRTPVTTVAIPDSRREDIISRVRDACKQEGRQAYWVCTLIEESEVLEAQAAEATTEELKIALPELNIGLVHGRMKAQEKQDMMDAFKRGEVQLLVATTVIEVGVDVPNASLMIIENPERLGLAQLHQLRGRVGRSAVASHCVLLYKAPLSKTAQKRLQVLRDSNDGFVIAQKDLEIRGPGELLGTRQTGITEFKVADLMRDQSMIPEVQRTARYIHQKHPQHAQALIERWLPESSRYTHA is encoded by the coding sequence ATGAAAGGCCGCCTGTTGGATGCCATCCCGCTGAATACCCTTTCGGGGGTTGGCGCCAGTCAAGCCGCTAAACTGGCCAAAATCGGTCTGTTTACCATTCAGGACCTGCTATTCCACCTTCCACTTCGCTATGAAGATCGTACCAAACTCTACCCTATCGGCGACTTGCTACCCGGCTTACACGTAACCGTGGAAGGGGAAGTCATCCGCAGTGATATCGCCTTTGGCCGCCGTCGAATGCTAACCTGCCAGATTACCGATGGTACGGGAGTGCTGACCCTGCGTTTCTTTAACTTCAACGCTGCCATGAAAAATAGCCTGTCCGCAGGCAAACGGGTGAAAGCCTATGGCGAGGTGAAACGTGGTAGTCATAACGCAGAGATAATCCATCCGGAATACAGTATTCAGGGTGATTATGGTGCTATTCAACTGGAAGAGACGCTAACACCGGTCTACTCCACTACCGAAGGCGTACGTCAGGCAACGCTGCGTAAGCTGACAGATCAGGCATTAAAATTGCTGGAGACCTGTGCTATCAGTGAGTTATTGCCTTCAGAATTAAGCGGTAAATTGATGAGCCTGCCGGAGGCGTTAAGCATATTGCATCGCCCACCGCCGGACACTCAGCTTACCGATCTGGAACAAGGAAGACACCCTGCTCAGCGCCGTCTGATTATGGAAGAGCTACTAGCTCATAATCTGAGTATGCTGGCCGCACGTGCCGGAGCACAAAGCTATAACGCCTGGCCGCTCACCGACAATGGTACGCTAAAATCAAACATGCTGGCTTCCCTGCCGTTTAAGCCTACCGGCGCACAAAGTCGGGTAGTGACTGATATTGAGCAGGATATGGCAAAACCGGTACCGATGATGCGTCTGGTACAGGGGGATGTTGGTTCCGGTAAAACGCTGATTGCCGCACTGGCAGCGCTAATTGCCATTGAAAACGGTAAGCAGGTTGCTCTGATGGCACCAACCGAATTGCTGGCAGAACAACATGCCAGTAATTTTCGCCAGTGGTTTGAACCGTTGGGTATTAATGTAGGTTGGTTAGCCGGTAAGCAAAAAGGTAAGGCACGACAGCAACAAATGGAGGCTATTGCTGCCGGTGAAGTCTCCATGATTGTCGGTACTCACGCGATTTTTCAGGAACAGGTAAAATTCTCCGGTCTGGCGCTGGTCATTATTGATGAACAACACCGATTTGGTGTGCATCAGCGATTGGCTCTGTGGGAGAAAGGCGAAGAACAGGGTTTTCACCCTCATCAGTTGGTAATGACAGCAACGCCTATTCCCCGCACGCTGGCGATGACGGCCTATGCGGATATGGATACCTCGGTGATTGATGAACTACCGCCGGGTCGTACTCCGGTCACTACCGTTGCTATCCCTGATTCACGACGGGAAGATATTATCAGCCGGGTGAGAGATGCCTGTAAGCAGGAAGGTCGTCAGGCTTACTGGGTTTGTACCCTGATTGAAGAATCAGAAGTGCTGGAGGCTCAGGCTGCCGAGGCGACAACCGAAGAACTCAAAATAGCGCTGCCGGAACTGAATATTGGTTTAGTTCATGGCCGTATGAAAGCGCAAGAAAAGCAGGATATGATGGACGCCTTCAAGCGAGGTGAGGTTCAACTACTGGTAGCCACTACCGTCATTGAAGTTGGGGTTGACGTACCAAACGCCAGCCTGATGATCATTGAAAACCCGGAGCGTTTAGGTTTAGCCCAACTCCACCAGCTACGTGGCCGTGTTGGTCGCAGTGCCGTCGCCTCTCACTGCGTATTGTTGTATAAAGCTCCCCTGAGTAAAACGGCTCAGAAGCGCCTTCAGGTACTGCGCGACAGCAATGATGGATTTGTTATTGCCCAGAAAGATTTAGAGATCCGCGGGCCAGGTGAGTTATTAGGCACCCGCCAGACCGGTATTACTGAGTTTAAAGTGGCTGACCTGATGCGGGATCAAAGCATGATCCCGGAAGTACAACGCACCGCCCGCTATATCCATCAAAAACACCCGCAGCATGCTCAGGCACTTATTGAACGCTGGCTGCCGGAAAGCTCAAGATACACTCACGCCTGA
- the trmH gene encoding tRNA (guanosine(18)-2'-O)-methyltransferase TrmH, giving the protein MSPERYARIRHMLATRQIDLTVCLEQVHKPHNVSAIIRTADAVGVHEVHAVWPHERMRTQVASAAGSNSWVQVKTHRDIHSAVSHLKQQGMQILATNLSEKAVDFREIDYTLPTCILLGQEKTGITAEALALADSDIIIPMIGMVQSLNVSVASALILYEAQRQRQAAGMYQREGSPLSYQEQQRFLFEGGYPVLANVAKRKNLPRPHIDDNGEIVADEAWWTAMQALKPKAQEA; this is encoded by the coding sequence ATGTCGCCCGAACGTTACGCCCGGATCCGCCATATGCTTGCTACCAGACAGATTGATTTAACCGTCTGTCTGGAGCAGGTACATAAACCTCATAATGTTTCCGCCATCATCCGCACTGCGGATGCCGTTGGTGTGCATGAAGTTCACGCCGTCTGGCCTCATGAGAGAATGAGAACTCAGGTCGCCAGCGCCGCCGGCAGCAACAGCTGGGTGCAGGTCAAAACCCATCGCGATATTCATTCTGCCGTTAGCCATCTGAAGCAACAAGGCATGCAAATTCTGGCCACTAATCTGTCAGAGAAGGCGGTAGACTTTCGCGAGATCGACTATACCCTGCCAACCTGTATTCTGTTGGGGCAGGAAAAAACCGGCATTACTGCTGAAGCGCTGGCACTGGCCGATAGCGATATTATTATTCCAATGATCGGCATGGTTCAGTCGCTAAACGTTTCTGTGGCCTCCGCCCTGATATTATATGAAGCACAACGTCAGCGTCAGGCTGCCGGTATGTATCAGCGGGAAGGTAGCCCTCTAAGCTATCAGGAACAACAGCGTTTTCTGTTTGAAGGCGGTTATCCGGTGCTGGCTAACGTTGCCAAACGCAAAAACCTGCCACGCCCTCATATTGATGACAACGGTGAAATCGTTGCCGATGAAGCCTGGTGGACTGCGATGCAAGCGCTGAAACCTAAAGCTCAAGAGGCCTGA
- the spoT gene encoding bifunctional GTP diphosphokinase/guanosine-3',5'-bis pyrophosphate 3'-pyrophosphohydrolase, translating into MYLFESLNILAKQYLPDEQIECLKQAYVVARDAHEGQSRSSGEPYITHPVAVACILAGMRLDYETLIAALLHDVIEDTSVTYQDVEQRFGKSVAELVDGVSKLDKLKFRDKKEAQAENFRKMIMAMVQDIRVILIKLADRTHNMRTLGSLRPDKRRRIARETLEIYSPLAHRLGIHHLKIELEELGFEALYPNRYRVLKEVVKAARGNRKEMIQKILSEIDGRLKEAGIPCRVSGREKHLYSIYRKMHHKEQRFHSIMDIYAFRIIVNEVDTCYRALGQAHSLYKPRPGRVKDYIAIPKANGYQSLHTSLIGPHGVPVEVQIRTEDMDQMAEMGVAAHWAYKEQGESGTAAQIRAQRWMQSLLELQQSAGSSFEFIESVKSDLFPDEIYVFTPKGRIVELQAGATPVDFAYAVHTDIGHACVGARVDRQPYPLSQELHNGQTVEIITAPGARPNAAWLNFVVSSKARTKIRQMLKNLKRDDSIGLGRRLLNHALGQGRKVTDIDPKNLSRELKRLKLATLDDLLAEVGLGNVMSVMIAKNLLNDGSNNDDEPAVNGRKLAIRGADGILLTFAKCCRPIPGDPIIAHVSPGKGLVIHHESCRNIRGYQKEPEKFMAVEWAEDTEQEFIAEIKVEMFNHQGVLANLTAEINSAKSNIQSLNTEEKDGRVYIAYIRLTTHNRVHLANIMRKIRIMPDVIKVTRNRN; encoded by the coding sequence TTGTACCTGTTTGAAAGCCTTAATATACTGGCTAAACAATACTTGCCGGATGAGCAAATTGAGTGCCTCAAACAGGCGTACGTTGTTGCTCGCGATGCCCATGAAGGGCAATCACGTTCCAGTGGTGAACCTTACATCACTCATCCCGTTGCTGTGGCCTGCATTCTGGCAGGCATGCGGCTGGATTACGAAACGCTGATAGCCGCGCTGCTACACGATGTTATTGAAGACACATCCGTTACCTATCAGGATGTGGAACAACGCTTTGGAAAAAGCGTTGCCGAACTGGTGGATGGCGTATCCAAACTGGATAAGCTTAAGTTTCGCGACAAGAAAGAAGCTCAGGCAGAAAACTTTCGCAAAATGATCATGGCGATGGTGCAAGACATCCGCGTCATTTTGATCAAGCTGGCCGACCGTACGCACAATATGCGTACTCTCGGTTCGTTACGTCCCGACAAACGTCGACGTATTGCCCGCGAAACGCTTGAGATATACAGCCCTCTGGCCCACCGTCTCGGTATCCATCATTTAAAAATCGAGCTGGAAGAGCTTGGTTTTGAAGCGCTCTATCCTAACCGCTATCGCGTACTCAAAGAAGTGGTGAAAGCCGCCCGCGGTAACCGTAAAGAGATGATTCAGAAGATCCTGTCGGAAATCGATGGTCGTCTGAAAGAGGCTGGTATTCCCTGTCGCGTTAGCGGTCGGGAAAAACATCTCTATTCCATCTATCGGAAAATGCACCATAAAGAGCAGCGTTTTCACTCGATTATGGATATCTATGCGTTCCGGATTATCGTCAATGAAGTCGATACCTGCTATCGGGCACTGGGTCAGGCGCACAGCCTGTATAAACCTCGTCCCGGCAGAGTAAAAGACTATATTGCCATTCCAAAAGCTAACGGCTATCAGTCGCTGCACACCTCTCTGATTGGGCCACACGGAGTACCCGTTGAAGTACAAATTCGTACTGAAGACATGGACCAAATGGCAGAAATGGGGGTCGCGGCTCACTGGGCTTATAAAGAGCAGGGTGAGTCCGGAACCGCAGCACAAATCCGCGCTCAGCGCTGGATGCAAAGCCTGCTTGAGCTACAGCAAAGCGCCGGAAGCTCGTTTGAATTTATTGAAAGTGTGAAATCCGACCTGTTCCCGGATGAAATCTACGTGTTTACGCCAAAAGGCCGCATTGTAGAACTTCAGGCTGGGGCAACGCCGGTCGATTTTGCCTATGCGGTACACACCGATATCGGCCATGCCTGCGTTGGGGCGCGAGTTGATCGCCAGCCTTATCCGCTCTCGCAAGAGCTGCATAACGGTCAAACCGTTGAGATTATTACTGCGCCGGGCGCCCGTCCAAACGCTGCCTGGCTGAACTTTGTGGTCAGTTCCAAAGCTCGTACTAAAATTCGTCAGATGCTGAAAAACCTGAAGCGCGATGATTCTATCGGACTGGGCCGTCGTCTGTTGAACCATGCGCTGGGTCAGGGACGTAAAGTCACCGATATCGATCCAAAGAACCTGAGCCGGGAACTGAAACGCCTGAAACTGGCAACCCTTGATGATTTGCTGGCGGAAGTGGGCTTGGGCAACGTCATGAGCGTGATGATTGCTAAAAACCTGCTTAATGACGGCTCCAATAACGATGATGAACCAGCGGTTAATGGCCGTAAACTGGCGATTCGCGGCGCGGACGGTATTCTGTTGACCTTCGCCAAGTGTTGTCGCCCGATTCCTGGTGACCCAATAATTGCCCACGTCAGTCCGGGGAAAGGTCTGGTTATTCACCACGAATCCTGCCGCAATATTCGCGGTTACCAGAAAGAACCAGAAAAATTCATGGCCGTTGAGTGGGCAGAAGATACTGAGCAAGAATTTATTGCTGAGATCAAAGTCGAGATGTTTAACCATCAGGGCGTACTGGCCAATCTGACCGCTGAAATTAACTCGGCAAAATCCAATATTCAAAGCCTGAATACGGAAGAAAAAGATGGCCGGGTTTATATCGCCTACATTCGCTTAACCACGCACAACCGCGTTCATCTGGCTAATATTATGCGCAAAATTCGCATTATGCCGGATGTGATTAAAGTCACCCGCAACCGAAATTAA
- the rpoZ gene encoding DNA-directed RNA polymerase subunit omega — protein MARVTVQDAVEKIGNRFDLVLVAARRARQIQTQGKDPLVPEENDKYTVIALREIEEGLINSQILDSHARQEQQEQDAAEMHAVTAIAEGRR, from the coding sequence ATGGCACGCGTAACCGTACAAGACGCTGTTGAAAAAATTGGTAACCGCTTTGACCTGGTTCTGGTCGCAGCACGTCGGGCTCGTCAAATCCAGACTCAGGGTAAAGATCCTCTGGTTCCTGAAGAGAACGACAAATATACCGTTATCGCACTGCGTGAAATTGAAGAAGGTCTGATCAACTCTCAGATTCTGGATTCTCACGCTCGTCAAGAACAGCAAGAGCAGGATGCCGCAGAAATGCACGCTGTCACCGCGATTGCTGAAGGTCGTCGTTAA
- the gmk gene encoding guanylate kinase, whose protein sequence is MVKGTLYIISAPSGAGKSSLIQALLKTQPTYDMQVSISHTTREKRPGEAEGEHYYYVSVEEFQRLIAEDAFLEYAEVFGNYYGTSRPMIERVLSQGIDVFLDIDWQGARQIREKMPQSRSIFILPPSKDELVRRLQGRGQDSDEIIAKRMNKAVQEISHYDEYDYLIINDDFDLALHDLKAIIRTERLRLDRQKMRNEALISKLLAD, encoded by the coding sequence ATGGTTAAAGGTACTCTTTATATTATTTCGGCACCCAGCGGTGCGGGAAAATCCAGCCTTATTCAGGCACTGTTAAAAACGCAACCGACTTACGATATGCAAGTGTCTATCTCTCATACCACCAGAGAGAAACGCCCTGGTGAAGCAGAAGGTGAGCACTACTATTATGTCTCTGTCGAAGAATTTCAGCGTTTAATCGCAGAAGATGCTTTTTTAGAGTACGCCGAAGTTTTTGGTAACTATTACGGCACATCCCGGCCAATGATTGAACGGGTTCTCTCTCAGGGAATTGACGTTTTTCTCGATATTGACTGGCAGGGAGCCCGTCAGATTCGGGAAAAAATGCCGCAAAGCCGCAGCATTTTTATTTTACCCCCATCGAAAGATGAATTAGTTCGTCGCCTTCAGGGGCGTGGACAAGATAGTGATGAAATTATTGCTAAACGTATGAATAAAGCAGTACAGGAAATTTCTCACTATGATGAATATGATTATCTGATCATTAATGATGACTTTGATTTGGCATTACACGACCTGAAAGCAATCATTCGTACTGAACGTTTGCGTTTAGACCGCCAAAAAATGCGAAATGAAGCATTAATCAGCAAATTATTGGCAGACTGA